Proteins from a genomic interval of Lolium perenne isolate Kyuss_39 chromosome 1, Kyuss_2.0, whole genome shotgun sequence:
- the LOC139835026 gene encoding two-component response regulator ORR24-like — translation MENAAFASGAAMAVSPVQAYPGGTMRVLAVEEDPTCLTALTQMLQRHGYQVTAKASPEEGLRALQDNPEGFDLVMTIVRTQEPWIDGFVLLRHAAQLYPVILFSGVESAETKMRGMLGGACAFLTKPLRDEQVRDVWQHVIARRRLTSGVKAVAHAPSRDVVREDGTARKRGLNDSGEGGSDGRTVKKNKLRGTKAYRV, via the exons ATGGAGAACGCAGCCTTCGCTTCCGGCGCCGCCATGGCCGTTTCTCCTGTGCAGGCTTACCCCGGTGGGACGATGAGGGTCCTCGCCGTGGAGGAAGACCCCACCTGCCTCACCGCCCTCACGCAGATGCTCCAGCGCCACGGCTACCAAG TGACGGCCAAGGCGTCGCCGGAAGAAGGGCTGAGGGCGTTGCAGGACAACCCGGAGGGATTCGACCTCGTGATGACCATCGTGCGCACGCAGGAGCCATGGATCGACGGCTTCGTGCTCCTCAGGCACGCAGCGCAGCTTTACCCGGTCATCC TGTTCTCCGGTGTCGAGTCGGCGGAGACGAAGATGAGGGGGATGCTCGGAGGCGCGTGCGCCTTCCTGACCAAGCCCCTGCGCGACGAGCAGGTGCgcgacgtctggcagcacgtcatcGCCCGGCGGAGGCTCACCTCCGGCGTCAAGGCTGTTGCCCACGCTCCAAGCAGAGACGTCGTCCGTGAGGATGGGACGGCGAGAAAGAGAGGTCTGAACGACTCCGGCGAGGGGGGCTCCGATGGCAGGACCGTCAAGAAGAACAAGCTCAGGGGAACGAAAG